A window of Sagittula sp. P11 genomic DNA:
CGGCCACCGCCTGGTCCTTAAGCCCCTGCACGAAGGACGAAAAGCTGCCGCCGCAGGGCACGTCCTGTGCAGAAAGCGGGCCGGACAGGGCCGTGGCCGCAAGGACCAGGCCAAGAAGGGTGTTGCGTCGCATGAAGCCTCCCGAGCGTGCGTTTCGCGGCAGATTACCAACTGGACCGCCATGAGCAAGCAGCCTGCACCCGCGGCCCATGCGGCACCGCAGCGTCAATCGGCAGATCTTTACCGGTTCTTCACCATTATGAACGCATACTGGCAGGGCCGCACCGGTAGCCCCGTCCGGGAGATTAGGATGAACGTCCTCATTCTGGAACACAACGCAGAGCTGGCCCGGCTCTGGTCACGCCACCTCGAAAGACGTGGCGCCGCGGTGACCTGTGCCACCGGGCTGGATGCCGCCGTCGCCGCGCTGGAGGACAGCCGGTTCGACATCCTCCTGCTCGACATCGAATGCGCGGACGGGGCGGCGCTGACCGTCTCCGACCTTGCCGCCTACCGCGACCCGAAGGCGCGGGTCATCTTCGTCACCGCGTCCCGCTTCTTTTCGGACGGGTCGCTGTTCAGCATCTGCCCCAACGCCTGCGCCTACCTGCCCAGCGGCACGCCCGCCAAGGACATCGCCGACATGGTGGAACACTACACGCCGATCCGCGCCTGACGGCCCTCAGGCGGCGGCGAGGTCGTCGCGGCCGTGGGGCTCGGAGAAGTCCAGCCGCGGCCCTGTCGGGATGATGCGGTGCGGGTTCACCGTGTCGTGGCTGTAGTGGTAGTGCCGCGAGATGTGATCCATGAACACCGTGTCCGCCACGCCCGGCCACTGGAACAGCTCGCGCGTGTAGGCCCAGAGGTTCGGGTAATCGACGATCCGCGCGCGGTTGCACTTGAAGTGCCCGTGATAGACCGTGTCGAACCGCACCAGCGTGGTGAACAGCCGCCAGTCGGCCTCGGTGATCCGGTCGCCCATCAGGTAGCGCTTGCCGGTCAGCCGCTCTTCCAGCCAGTCCAGACTGTCGAACAGCGGATCAACCGCCGCGTCGTAGGCGCTCTGCGTGGTGGCGAAACCGGCCTTGTAGACGCCATTGTTCACGGTGTCGTAGATCCGGTCGTTTACCGGCTCGATGTCGTCGCGCAGGTGCTCCGGCCAGTAGTCGTCGGTGTTGCCGGTAATGCCGTCGAAGGCGCTGTTGAACATGCGGATGATCTCGGAGCTTTCGTTCGACACGATGGTCTCGCGCTGCTTGTCCCAGAGCACCGGCACCGTGACGTGGCCGCTCGCGTCGCTGTCGGCCTTGGTATAGATCTCCCGCAGGAACGGCTTGCCGTAAAGCGTGTCCCCCGTCGATCCGGCAAAGCCGGTGTCGAAGGTCCATCCGTCCTCGAGCATGTCGGGATGCACCACGTTGACGGTGATCAGGTCGTCGAGCCCCTTGAGCTTGCGGAAGATCAGCGCGCGGTGTGCCCAGGGACAGGCGTAGGAGACATAGAGGTGATAGCGCCCGGCCTCCGCCTTGAAGCCGCCCTCACCCGAAGGCCCCGGCGCGCCGTCCGGCGTGATCCAGTTGCGATAGCCGGTCGTGGTCC
This region includes:
- a CDS encoding response regulator transcription factor; translation: MNVLILEHNAELARLWSRHLERRGAAVTCATGLDAAVAALEDSRFDILLLDIECADGAALTVSDLAAYRDPKARVIFVTASRFFSDGSLFSICPNACAYLPSGTPAKDIADMVEHYTPIRA
- a CDS encoding glutathione S-transferase family protein, coding for MGRLVDGEWKSGWEYGKDPDGAFKRTTTGYRNWITPDGAPGPSGEGGFKAEAGRYHLYVSYACPWAHRALIFRKLKGLDDLITVNVVHPDMLEDGWTFDTGFAGSTGDTLYGKPFLREIYTKADSDASGHVTVPVLWDKQRETIVSNESSEIIRMFNSAFDGITGNTDDYWPEHLRDDIEPVNDRIYDTVNNGVYKAGFATTQSAYDAAVDPLFDSLDWLEERLTGKRYLMGDRITEADWRLFTTLVRFDTVYHGHFKCNRARIVDYPNLWAYTRELFQWPGVADTVFMDHISRHYHYSHDTVNPHRIIPTGPRLDFSEPHGRDDLAAA